In a genomic window of Candidatus Tumulicola sp.:
- a CDS encoding YcaO-like family protein yields MLEDILARLLDPRFGIITELAETPHEPGMPQLFHYFARGTNTAALGAEGGFDLGGGASLDRDRAMAKAVGEVVERYCAAFFRRADLPLVSAADATFAHVDPSSFALNRPDQYAAGTTEFVPFTDELPVRWTQAIDCTTTETSYVPAAAVYLPYVYRGAEEPFMQPISTGLACGEDFDMALLSAVCEAIERDAFTIFWQAKLPPPRIPRASLDAENRELLDRFERARFDIALLNITTDLSVPSAMAVACHDDPSQPALTVAAASHPVADVAVRKCLEELEHTRFYARRVKATVAPIDPNRVDQIYEQEQHIRFWAELSNRHRAGWLFESKLERPLSAAVRSSDDATAMLRSVRESLQRAGLRMLCADVTTPEVRALGLHVVRAIVPGLHPLVIGHRRRALGGHRLYEVPARLGYDTPEFPLDDPTNPHPFP; encoded by the coding sequence GTGCTGGAAGATATACTCGCCCGGCTGTTGGACCCGCGTTTTGGGATCATCACGGAGTTAGCGGAAACTCCGCACGAGCCGGGCATGCCGCAGCTGTTCCACTATTTCGCCCGCGGCACCAACACTGCGGCGCTCGGTGCGGAGGGTGGATTCGATCTGGGAGGCGGAGCGTCCCTGGATCGTGACCGCGCCATGGCCAAGGCGGTTGGAGAAGTCGTCGAGCGCTACTGCGCAGCATTTTTTCGTCGTGCCGATCTGCCGCTGGTAAGCGCTGCAGACGCCACATTCGCGCACGTGGATCCCAGCTCGTTTGCACTCAATCGCCCCGATCAATATGCCGCCGGTACGACCGAATTCGTTCCCTTCACCGACGAATTACCCGTGCGCTGGACCCAAGCGATCGATTGTACGACCACGGAAACGTCGTACGTCCCCGCCGCAGCCGTGTATCTGCCCTACGTATATCGAGGGGCCGAGGAGCCGTTCATGCAGCCCATATCGACCGGACTTGCGTGCGGTGAGGATTTCGACATGGCACTGCTCTCGGCGGTATGCGAGGCGATCGAACGGGATGCGTTTACCATTTTTTGGCAGGCGAAGTTACCGCCGCCACGCATCCCGCGGGCTTCGCTGGATGCGGAGAATCGCGAACTGCTCGATCGATTCGAACGCGCGCGCTTCGACATCGCGCTGTTGAATATCACAACCGATCTATCCGTTCCGAGCGCCATGGCGGTCGCATGCCACGACGATCCCAGTCAACCAGCGCTGACGGTCGCGGCAGCATCGCATCCGGTTGCAGACGTCGCCGTGCGAAAATGTCTCGAGGAACTCGAGCACACCAGATTCTACGCCAGGCGCGTGAAAGCGACGGTAGCACCGATCGACCCAAATCGAGTCGACCAGATCTACGAGCAAGAACAGCATATTCGTTTTTGGGCCGAGCTCTCTAACCGCCATCGAGCCGGCTGGTTGTTTGAGTCGAAGTTGGAACGGCCGCTATCGGCCGCCGTACGGAGTTCCGACGATGCGACCGCAATGTTGCGCTCGGTGCGCGAGTCACTCCAACGCGCCGGTCTCCGTATGTTGTGCGCCGACGTAACGACGCCGGAGGTCCGGGCACTCGGGCTTCACGTGGTTCGCGCAATCGTTCCGGGTTTGCATCCATTGGTTATCGGACATCGACGCCGGGCACTGGGCGGCCACCGCTTGTACGAGGTCCCCGCGCGCCTCGGTTATGACACGCCGGAGTTTCCACTCGACGATCCGACAAATCCGCACCCGTTTCCCTAA
- a CDS encoding TOMM precursor leader peptide-binding protein, which translates to MSTLDRSLDKRLAAQPVQLLEIPGGIIIKRGVDELVVPVRSAAAIAAALARAGAPGGAPYAELLAMLQTDADGEADGLIQELRKKRMLVDPADVSAGAETPAELLGWGMGRSPNAMRDAFASVAIDVIGVNAVSQRLVESLLQVGARARAIDHPGFRNVRFFDTNERLDGDLWRLPYPTPYDVWNSSAQETAASCLVVCSDFGGLQRLAEWNSLANRRGWHFLPAVLQNAVGLVGPLAIPGETACFQCLLSREEANSATVPIRRALENFAFEGQLVAAYHPSMASATGDVAAIELTKQYAYGWTSAAIDNVIEINLLAGSTVTRPILKVPNCRVCSTLNSRGRFTPLRASEPA; encoded by the coding sequence GTGTCTACGCTCGATCGCTCGCTCGACAAACGCCTCGCTGCCCAACCGGTGCAGCTGCTCGAAATACCGGGCGGCATCATCATCAAGCGGGGAGTCGACGAACTCGTCGTCCCAGTGCGAAGCGCCGCCGCTATTGCGGCGGCGTTGGCGCGCGCCGGAGCACCCGGTGGCGCACCGTATGCCGAGTTGTTGGCGATGCTGCAAACGGACGCAGACGGAGAGGCCGACGGACTGATCCAGGAACTTCGCAAGAAGCGGATGCTCGTCGACCCGGCGGACGTAAGTGCCGGCGCGGAAACTCCGGCGGAGTTGCTCGGCTGGGGAATGGGCCGTAGCCCGAACGCGATGCGCGATGCGTTCGCTTCGGTCGCAATCGACGTCATCGGCGTTAACGCGGTATCGCAACGACTCGTTGAAAGCTTACTGCAAGTTGGAGCGCGCGCTCGCGCGATCGACCATCCGGGCTTTCGCAACGTTCGATTCTTCGACACAAACGAACGTCTCGACGGCGATCTTTGGCGCTTACCGTATCCCACGCCGTATGACGTATGGAATAGCTCGGCGCAGGAAACCGCAGCGTCATGCCTGGTCGTGTGTTCGGATTTCGGCGGCTTGCAGCGACTCGCCGAATGGAATAGCTTGGCGAACCGGCGCGGTTGGCACTTTCTGCCGGCCGTTCTGCAGAACGCCGTCGGCCTGGTTGGCCCGCTAGCTATCCCGGGCGAGACGGCATGCTTTCAATGTCTCCTTTCGCGCGAAGAGGCGAACTCGGCGACGGTTCCCATTCGCAGGGCGCTGGAGAACTTTGCGTTCGAGGGTCAGCTTGTGGCGGCGTACCATCCGTCGATGGCGTCGGCGACGGGAGACGTTGCCGCGATCGAGTTGACCAAACAGTATGCATATGGTTGGACGTCGGCTGCAATCGACAACGTCATCGAGATAAACCTACTTGCCGGCAGCACCGTTACGCGTCCCATTCTGAAAGTGCCGAACTGCCGCGTTTGTAGCACGCTCAACTCGCGCGGCCGCTTTACGCCGTTACGCGCATCGGAACCGGCCTAA